One Malania oleifera isolate guangnan ecotype guangnan chromosome 9, ASM2987363v1, whole genome shotgun sequence DNA segment encodes these proteins:
- the LOC131164473 gene encoding uncharacterized protein LOC131164473, with protein sequence MNKGKVVQNDPETDTDPTHPLGFTSVHGQTSAPPPGVMEGPIPNISLFIPTVPTQGFSATGTLLVVAFDIGVNKSEVEHHYDVLEELLKAIKGFSTFDSVDPSDLCLAPKVILPPKFRIPEFENFDRTRCPRTHLRLYYQKMAAHSNDEKLMMHCFQDSLSGAAIRWYIQQDRAQIRTWRDLENDFISQYRHVIEMVPDRMTLQSMEMKPTETFREYAYKWRDIAI encoded by the coding sequence atgaacaaaggaaaagtgGTACAGAATGATCCTGAGACAGATACAGACCCCACTCATCCTCTGGGGTTCACTTCGgttcatggacaaacatcagctccaccacctGGCGTTATGGAGGGTCCAATCCCAAATATATCTCTATTCATCCCTACTGTGCCAACACAAGGGTTCTCCGCGACAGGAACACTTCTGGTAGTAGCTTTTGATATAGGGGTGAACAAATCTGAGGTCGAGCATCATTATGACGTGCTAGAGGAGCTCTTGAAAGCTATTAAAGGATTTAGCACATTCGACTCTGTTGATCCTAGTGACCTTTGTTTGGCACCAAAAGTGATCCTACCACCAAAATTTAGAATCcctgaatttgaaaattttgatagaaCCCGCTGTCCTAGGACCCACTTGCGCCTCTACTATCAGAAAATGGCCGCTCACTCAAATGATGAGAAATTAATGATGCACTGCTTTCAGGATAGCTTGAGTGGAGCAGCTATTAGATGGTATATTCAGCAAGACCGAGCCCAGATTCGCACTTGGAGAGATCTAGAAAATGATTTTATATCTCAGTACCGTCATGTAATAGAAATGGTACCCGATCGCATGACCCTACAAAGTATGGAGATGAAGCCTACCGAAACATTTAGGGAATATGCGTACAAGTGGAGGGACATTGCCATCTaa